The following proteins are co-located in the Nerophis ophidion isolate RoL-2023_Sa linkage group LG04, RoL_Noph_v1.0, whole genome shotgun sequence genome:
- the cpeb4b gene encoding cytoplasmic polyadenylation element-binding protein 4b isoform X5 produces MNTLESSLIDIMRAEQDNLKGRLGFPHPGGDNPLPLNARSYSRRRGHSSLFPMEDGFPDDERGDQGLAGLGSPHCFPHQNGERVERYSRKVFVGGLPPDIDEDEITASFRRFGHLFVDWPHKAESKSYFPPKGYAFLLFQDESSVQALIDACIEEDGKLYLCVSSPTIKDKPVQIRPWNLNDSDFVMDGSQPLDPRKTIFVGGVPRPLRAVELAMIMDRLYGGVCYAGIDTDPELKYPKGAGRVAFSNQQSYIAAISARFVQLQHGEIDKRVEVKPYVLDDQLCDECQGTRCGGKFAPFFCANVTCLQYYCEYCWAAIHSRAGREFHKPLVKEGGDRPRHISFRWN; encoded by the exons GTCGTCTGGGGTTCCCCCATCCTGGCGGGGACAACCCACTGCCCCTCAATG CCAGGAGTTATAGCAGAAGAAGAG GTCATTCTTCCCTCTTCCCAATGGAGGATGGCTTCCCTGATGACGAGCGCGGTGATCAGGGTCTTGCAGGCCTCGGCTCTCCACATTGCTTCCCACACCAGAATGGAGAGCGTGTAGAACGTTACTCACGCAAGGTCTTCGTGGGAGGATTGCCCCCAGATATAGACGAAG aTGAGATAACTGCCAGTTTCCGTCGCTTTGGACACTTGTTTGTGGACTGGCCACACAAAGCTGAGAGCAAGTCTTATTTCCCCCCAAAAG GGTACGCCTTCCTGCTCTTCCAGGACGAGAGCTCTGTGCAGGCTTTGATTGACGCCTGCATTGAGGAGGACGGCAAGCTGTACCTGTGCGTGTCCAGTCCCACCATTAAAGACAAGCCG GTCCAAATCCGCCCGTGGAACCTAAACGACAGTGATTTTGTAATGGATGGCTCTCAACCTCTGGACCCAAGGAAAACTATTTTTGTTGGAGGGGTCCCTCGCCCGCTACGTGCAG TGGAACTGGCCATGATCATGGACCGTCTGTACGGTGGTGTGTGCTATGCCGGCATCGACACAGACCCCGAACTGAAGTACCCGAAAGGAGCAGGGCGGGTCGCCTTCTCTAATCAGCAGAGCTACATTGCTGCTATCAGTGCTCGCTTTGTGCAGCTGCAGCACGGAGAAATCGATAAACGG GTGGAAGTGAAGCCATACGTGCTGGATGACCAGCTGTGCGACGAGTGCCAGGGGACTCGCTGCGGCGGCAAGTTTGCGCCGTTCTTCTGCGCCAACGTCACCTGCTTGCAGTACTATTGTGAGTACTGCTGGGCGGCCATCCACTCACGCGCCGGCCGGGAGTTCCACAAGCCGCTGGTGAAGGAGGGAGGCGACCGGCCCCGTCACATCTCGTTCCGCTGGAACTGA
- the cpeb4b gene encoding cytoplasmic polyadenylation element-binding protein 4b isoform X6, protein MNTLESSLIDIMRAEQDNLKGHSSLFPMEDGFPDDERGDQGLAGLGSPHCFPHQNGERVERYSRKVFVGGLPPDIDEDEITASFRRFGHLFVDWPHKAESKSYFPPKGYAFLLFQDESSVQALIDACIEEDGKLYLCVSSPTIKDKPVQIRPWNLNDSDFVMDGSQPLDPRKTIFVGGVPRPLRAVELAMIMDRLYGGVCYAGIDTDPELKYPKGAGRVAFSNQQSYIAAISARFVQLQHGEIDKRVEVKPYVLDDQLCDECQGTRCGGKFAPFFCANVTCLQYYCEYCWAAIHSRAGREFHKPLVKEGGDRPRHISFRWN, encoded by the exons GTCATTCTTCCCTCTTCCCAATGGAGGATGGCTTCCCTGATGACGAGCGCGGTGATCAGGGTCTTGCAGGCCTCGGCTCTCCACATTGCTTCCCACACCAGAATGGAGAGCGTGTAGAACGTTACTCACGCAAGGTCTTCGTGGGAGGATTGCCCCCAGATATAGACGAAG aTGAGATAACTGCCAGTTTCCGTCGCTTTGGACACTTGTTTGTGGACTGGCCACACAAAGCTGAGAGCAAGTCTTATTTCCCCCCAAAAG GGTACGCCTTCCTGCTCTTCCAGGACGAGAGCTCTGTGCAGGCTTTGATTGACGCCTGCATTGAGGAGGACGGCAAGCTGTACCTGTGCGTGTCCAGTCCCACCATTAAAGACAAGCCG GTCCAAATCCGCCCGTGGAACCTAAACGACAGTGATTTTGTAATGGATGGCTCTCAACCTCTGGACCCAAGGAAAACTATTTTTGTTGGAGGGGTCCCTCGCCCGCTACGTGCAG TGGAACTGGCCATGATCATGGACCGTCTGTACGGTGGTGTGTGCTATGCCGGCATCGACACAGACCCCGAACTGAAGTACCCGAAAGGAGCAGGGCGGGTCGCCTTCTCTAATCAGCAGAGCTACATTGCTGCTATCAGTGCTCGCTTTGTGCAGCTGCAGCACGGAGAAATCGATAAACGG GTGGAAGTGAAGCCATACGTGCTGGATGACCAGCTGTGCGACGAGTGCCAGGGGACTCGCTGCGGCGGCAAGTTTGCGCCGTTCTTCTGCGCCAACGTCACCTGCTTGCAGTACTATTGTGAGTACTGCTGGGCGGCCATCCACTCACGCGCCGGCCGGGAGTTCCACAAGCCGCTGGTGAAGGAGGGAGGCGACCGGCCCCGTCACATCTCGTTCCGCTGGAACTGA